Genomic DNA from Bacteroidales bacterium:
TAACTCTTCTACCCATGCTTCAGTGATTGTATTATACTTTATAATCTTTCCCCAGTGGTCGATCATCCATATCCATTCTTCATCAATTGCACTTATTCTGTACATATTACCGGGAAGACCGGAGGTAATCCGTGTCCAGCTTACCCCATCGAAATGGTAAATAAAGCTATAATCCATATACCTGTTACCTAAGGCAAATCCGGAGGTAGGGCTCAGCATGCATATATCTTCAAATTTTTCCGGAACTTCCATCCCTGTGTACTGTGTTTCCCAACTCATGCCATCGTAAAACATAATTGACTCAGACATTACGACCCATATATGTGAAGCATCCAACACATTCATCCTGACAGGAAAATCTGTCGAATACACTCCATGATCCGACCAACTTCCATTGACATATTTCAGCAAATGGAAATAATTCCCTGATTGCTTAAAATCAGCAAGTACAAATCCGTTCAGGGAGTCCTGGAATTTCAGGTCAACCAGGTTGTAGTCCGGATAATAACTCTCTTTTGATATTACTCCATTCCGGTATTTTAAAAGATGATTCGCATCTGTAATGATCCATCCATGGTCAGGATCTGAAAAACTCATCTCAACCAAGGATTGATCAAACTGGGCATTGATGAGTTTCCAGCTTCCATTTTCATTCAGATAGGTAATTCCTGACTCCCCTACTGCCCACACTCTGTCAGCATCTCCATGGAAAGCATTGATGGGTGTTGCCAGGATTGTATCCAGAAACCAGTTACCGGACTCATACTTATATATGTTGCATCTGGTATCACCAGCATAAAAAATACCGCCTCTTCCGAAGCATATCCGGTTATAGAATCAACCATATACATAGACCTGATTCTGGTAGATCCCAACAATGGGTTAATTGAACCATAGTTATAATCAAGTAACACGTCACCATCAAAATCAAAAGATGATAAGATACCATGTTCCGCATCACTGAAACTGCAATTCTCCAGGTAATAATTACCGGGAATCATTTGTGCTGACCAGCTATTGCCATCGAAATGCATTAAAGGCCATCTTTCCTGCGGCAGGTAAC
This window encodes:
- a CDS encoding T9SS type A sorting domain-containing protein; amino-acid sequence: MWAVGESGITYLNENGSWKLINAQFDQSLVEMSFSDPDHGWIITDANHLLKYRNGVISKESYYPDYNLVDLKFQDSLNGFVLADFKQSGNYFHLLKYVNGSWSDHGVYSTDFPVRMNVLDASHIWVVMSESIMFYDGMSWETQYTGMEVPEKFEDICMLSPTSGFALGNRYMDYSFIYHFDGVSWTRITSGLPGNMYRISAIDEEWIWMIDHWGKIIKYNTITEAWVEELYVHEFWYDTDIQIVSASEGYALSLNGVLRYDGTTWSRDTTMPSVGFTCLDFTLPGFHWLGGEYGAMASTYQDSPLSVEKKPVHSAIKAKVFPNPLSPASVIEYEVDIPADVNIEVFDIQGRKLKSINEGIRHPGKYSVALKPYNLEIGIYTCRIQIGQRNIPLKVVVQ